The window TACAGAGTGAGAGCAGCTCATGTCGTCTGGTTCATTTCCAGGGAATGGAGTTTCACTGGGAATCTGACTATTTGAGCTGACTCACTTATGGAGGCTTTTCACGTACTGAGAGGTTTTGTGTCAGCCCTTGAATTCTGGGCAGTTGTCTCCAGAAATACTGTGCATGAGGTTTGCTCTCTGTGATCTTGCTACTTGTGCTAAtctggtgggttttgggttttgtttttctgtctccctCTTTATTTAGATGAGAGATCCTTGGAGCAgcaaaatttttcctttttctcaatGGACTCAAAGGTGCACCAAAGCGTATCAGGCAGCAGGACACAAATGGCCTTAGCAAAAAGTACTTTGGAGtcccaagaaaataatttccttgaaACAGTTTTATCATCAGTTACCACTCCCTTTGATATGACTTTATTTAACCAAGAAGAAATGGTCAGGATTTCAGAAGGGAGAAGTACACCATTGGTAGATGTCTCCGTAACAAGCAATGAGGCATTCTTAAGTGATGATGAATTTATTAGCTCCTTTCCAAAGGCACAGTGGACTCCTCCACTGAAGTCTTTTGCAGTTTTAACAGATCATCACTCAGTTAATGCAGTAGAGCCACCAAGAGAAACGTTAGAAACTGTGTTGCTAACACCTTCATTATCAGTCCTTTTATCACCATATGATATCTCaaaaacagcacagcaaaagaCTCTGTTGAGTGCCGTCCCTGAGCGGAGTAACACTCTTACAGAATCGAAGCCTTTTGTACCAGATAGTGAAATGCTAACAGCGAGCAGAGATTTGCCATTGTACCCTCCAAATACCGCTATTTATTTCACTTCTATTCCTTCAgaggtgggagctgcagtgcagGAAAACATAAATGCAAGTTTAACAGCTCTGCCTTTTGGGACTGCTTCAGAAGGGTCGCCTCTTCATCTCAAGTTGCTGGATAAAAATAGCCCTCTGACCCCAGATGTCACAACACGAAGTGCAGACCCATATGGTGACGTTTACGGTGATGTGAGTAGCAGGGCAGCAGAAACTCTTAATCTAAGAACCTACCCCACTCCAAGCGTTCCCTGGGCTGCGCTGGCTTCAGCAGCTGGTGCTGAGCCTGCTTTGTTTCCTATTAGTCTTCCAGTCACATCTTTCCCGCTTCACTCTGCTGCCATCTCCACAGAGTCTAATATGGTTCTTAATGCCAGCCTGTTTACACATGAATTCTCCAGGACAGCACCAAATTTGCCTGCCGGTTCAGAAATACCAAGTCAATCAGAGCTTGTCAGTGAGCTCATGAGTCCAGTGCCTTTCACAAGATCATACAGTTCTTGCCTGTATTGTGACTCAGTTTCACTTCTGCCAGAAGCAGGCTTTTCCCCAGAACATGACGTGGGCTCAGGAGATTATGTTGAAACTTTATCCATCAAAGCCTCTGAAGTACAAGGCATAACTCCATTTACAACTATAATTACTGACGGGTATGAATTAGAGGAACCTACACCTGAGACTTTTGATACTTCTTTTCCATCAAGACcagttgtttcattttcttcacgATTCGCAGAAATGCCTGATTCAAGCATGTTTTTAAGCACAATGGATGCTGTCCTGAACAATAGAACATCTATAACAATTTCCCCTTCCTACCATCAGATCCCTGGAGAAACATCACTGAACATCTCTGCTGCCCTGTTCTCCCTCCCTGTTCTGGAAACAGTTTTGTTGACACCAAGCACTCATGTAGAACTCCCTGATGCCACCACCATTCTGTTTGACTCTACCTTCCTCCCGAGTGAGCCAGTAGCATCATTTGCAGTCATTCATACAACTTTGCTGGAGTCACCAAAATTAATGCCATCAGAatctgtggttttgcttgacaAGACATCTACTAGGGAAGAActgtctttaaatatttcagattttccatCCAATCTTTTATCAACACCTTTTCTTATTGAACCTAGCTACTTGTCTTTATCATTGGCCATGCTAAATTCTTACTCTGTCATGCAAAGTGATTCATCAACACTCTTACCTCAGACCTTGTTGACTGGGACATCAGTACTTTCTGAGGATGTTTCCAGCTGGGACTTAGCTACCACTCTCAGCTCTGCTACTGATGCCGAGGTTTCTCAGTTCCCTCTCGGACAAACATCATACTTTTATTCAAATGCATCCTCCATTCCAGGTGCACCTGTTCCTGAAATAACACTGTCATCACATTTTCACTCTGAGTCGTCTGTGTTTCTGGAAGCACCCTCAGTATTGCCAGCGGGCTCTGAAGTTGTGTTTACCTCAGCTGTTACAGGAGCTACCTCTCAGTTGGAGCCCTCACTCTCAGCCTCTCACTCCGTGGTTCCTACCCTGGTGCTGCCCACTTCCGACACCCAGTCTGTTACCAGCAGCATCTTGCTCAATGAAACTAATCTGATCTCTTTGTTTACTACCTTTCCAACAACTCCTGTCTTAGATGTATCTTCACCTCTGCTCTCAACTGCTTCAGCTTCCGATGAGGATATTGGTGCTACAGTTAACCCCACGCTGCTTTTCACATCTCGCAGCGAGGGCAGTGCCCACACAGCCCTTCCTCCGGCGGACCCTGGCAACCTGACGTCACGTGTCGACACCAGCAGCACGATGCCCTTTCCTACAGCATCTCCGTCTGTGACCACGCTGTTTGCTCCCACGCAATTTCCTCCGACTTCTAGCCCTCACACTGGATACGAAGTTCCAGCAGGAAGCAGTGCAACTGCTGGTACTGATGCATCAGCTGCTCCCTCCACTGTCCCCATGACCACTGCCACCACAGGCAGCCGTGGCACgactgctgcaggcagcctggggaCATTCTCCTCCACCCCTCTGGCAACCACTACTCCGTCTGAACCTACGGTTGTAACCTCTGCTGTGACCACTACCAGGCAACCCTATGTCTGCGACATTACGGTTCCCGATGCTTACTTAGTCACTGCAGGTAAGATACTCCTAAcgtatttattttgttttgcagaagccaCTGTAATGTGAACCCCTAGCTAAATTGCAGGTGTCGAATTGGCTAAGCGAACCTTTCAAAAAAGTACAGTGTAAATTTAGACAAACAGCTGTAAAAGCATTGATTTATCATTTAGTCTTGAAAATAATAGAATTCATTCGAACAAAGTCCGTTGTGATAGCGAGTTACATATACGTTGCACTGCACAGAGAATGAAATTGTCTTCTAAAATTGCTGATGTGTATATACAAGTATACTGAATTACAGGCTGCTTTATCATTTCATGGCTTGTAAATGAATGTTACTGTCATGGTACTGTTCTGCCAAGCTATTAAATGTTCTGACTGAGTAAGTTTCTCCTTTcagttgttgctgctgtttgtaaaaaaacctgcatgtgAGGTAATGTTGTAATATGAAAGAGGACAGTCggtttaaaaaatgtttcagttttgttaccatttttataattttaccCTACTAGCTTATGTTCATAATTTCCCTCCTCCCATACTTACTTTAATTGGATTTGGTGTGTTTGTAACCAGAAAAAGTGACCTtagtttgtttcaaaattaattgtCTCAGcatctgtgtttgctttttttggtgttttcctACCTCTTCCTAGCTTGTTAACAAAACAATACCAGCGAACTAATCCAGGGCAGCTGCAGAAGTGCTGCATGTTCTCTGGTAAGCTACACGTTTTGCCCTTAAGATTTACTTGTAATGTGTAAAGCAGAATGAGCATAATCTCATCCTCCAGCTATGAAGGTGAGCTGGCTATGCTGGTGATGaggaacattattttttttaacctgtaatTTAAGTAGTTTTGTAGGCAAGATACTCATGGAAAGTAAATGCAGGATGATAACACGACACTTTTCAGTTGTTTCCTTGACCATAGTCACAGTCTCAAGTGCGACTGTAACAAACACGACATCTGTAgggatgtggggtttttaaagcagtttctgACTCGGTGAATATCCCTTTCAGTAATCAATGTcatgtttgtttactttttattaaGAGAAAAGTAGATGCatattttctgtggcttttttctgACCTCATCTGCATTCCACACGTTGCCTACAAAACTTTAACTGCATTATGACAGCAGGCTCGTTGTGCACAGGTCAGACTGAATGTGCTGCAACTTTCAGATCCAATTTGAATGCCTCAGTGGCTCTTTAGAAGATTCTTTTACTGGAATGCTAAAGACATTAGATATAGAAAAACAAAAcgagagagaaaataaacctgGAGTTCCTTGAACTCTATGTACAGTCACTTTTTAGGGTACAGTCACACCTTTACCTGTTTCTTGTCCGTCGTCTTATCTGTTTGATGCAGTTGATCTCATTGCCTGCTTTTCCATGCATTTCACAAttgaaaatgcagctttgaaccaAAGCCCAAGAAATGAAgctaaaatgtatttactgaCTGACATTAATTTCCAGTGCTGGCCCGAAGAGCTGTTCTACAAAATGTCAGTGAATCCATCAGAGAAGTGCTCAGAGTTCAGTTCAGGCGATCAGTAGAGCTAGAGGTAAGTGGTATGAAGTGTGTACAAGTAGTCTTTGATCAATATAATACAATAGTGGGTTTAGTTCACAGGCTtaaacagtgatttaaaaacaacCCATGTGGTACTATATCAGAGAGAGGTTAATTCTAACTCAAATGTTAgtcatgtttttttttctttttaacatgaATATGACATCGGCTTTTTTACTTTTAGAATGTCATAATTTTCTAGGACAGACCTTTCACGGTTTTGCTAGGGGTGAGCAAGCAGTGCTCAGCCTCTACTGCTCACCTCCTTTGGCTGGTGAATtgaaactgaactgaaaagctTTTACCCTTTGAAATACTTgttaaaaagttttgtttcttctgctagCACCTTAAAACAAAACCTTCTGCACAGCCTTGTGCTATTTTATGTTGTGAGGCCATCAACACCTGCAGGGGAAGTGGTGGAATCCCAAATGCAGGATTtggcagatgaaaaaaaacAGGTGTGCAATGGTAAGATGTTACTCTTAAGTCTTCAAATAGGTGTGACTCCTGTCCTTCTGCCACTCACAGGGCTAGGAATTGTGGcgcttttggttttggttgattttgttgttttggtttttttaaagctttgtctGCTTTGATGTTCAAGTAATCATCTTTGAATGTATTTCAGTGTTGTTTCCTAACCTCAAAGTGAGTGTCTGGTTGAGATGAGGTTTAAAGGCTCAATTCCCCACCTCTGAGAGGAATAGACTGTAGAGGTAGTTTGGGGGTACCTTTGTTGTATAATCAGATATTTCAACACTGGggacaaaatgaaatgttttaatggAATTACTGGTGTAGGTGCAAGTGCAGCTGCACTTGCAGTTTTTCATGTTGGCATTCATCCAGTTGTGATAGCCCAGCACCACATTATCTTACCTTTTTGAGTCTGTGATCTCATTTGCATTATGAAGTTTACTCAAGTAGCAGTTTGAATTTTGAACATAATTTGAGTTTCTCCATGCATAGTGGCGCCTCTAACTTCTGCTTGCCGATCTGTACAGGGAAACAGTGTTTTGACAGCTCCTTCCATAATCACTGCACTCAGTAATTAAACAACTCCTGCCTGATGTTTGAGAATATACCTCTCTACTACCCAGTCAAGATAGGAGTGTTACGAATTTCTGCCAAACTTCAGCCACAGTGAGCTGCTGCTATAAATTATGttatatttgaatatatttgaatatatatttgAAGGTTGATTGGAGCCAAAATTTTATATCTTGcttctttatatttttgtgctttaaatTCCTTCCTTTCATGCCCACTATTGCCTTATAAAGCTCTCAATAGGTTATTTTGGCCCTAAAGCTGCTCAGAAGCAACTggttttttataaataat of the Grus americana isolate bGruAme1 chromosome 1, bGruAme1.mat, whole genome shotgun sequence genome contains:
- the KIAA1549 gene encoding UPF0606 protein KIAA1549 homolog isoform X4, whose product is MEGMTRFVVASAAAAWWRPALPALLPLLLAVPALRGSPAADERSLEQQNFSFFSMDSKVHQSVSGSRTQMALAKSTLESQENNFLETVLSSVTTPFDMTLFNQEEMVRISEGRSTPLVDVSVTSNEAFLSDDEFISSFPKAQWTPPLKSFAVLTDHHSVNAVEPPRETLETVLLTPSLSVLLSPYDISKTAQQKTLLSAVPERSNTLTESKPFVPDSEMLTASRDLPLYPPNTAIYFTSIPSEVGAAVQENINASLTALPFGTASEGSPLHLKLLDKNSPLTPDVTTRSADPYGDVYGDVSSRAAETLNLRTYPTPSVPWAALASAAGAEPALFPISLPVTSFPLHSAAISTESNMVLNASLFTHEFSRTAPNLPAGSEIPSQSELVSELMSPVPFTRSYSSCLYCDSVSLLPEAGFSPEHDVGSGDYVETLSIKASEVQGITPFTTIITDGYELEEPTPETFDTSFPSRPVVSFSSRFAEMPDSSMFLSTMDAVLNNRTSITISPSYHQIPGETSLNISAALFSLPVLETVLLTPSTHVELPDATTILFDSTFLPSEPVASFAVIHTTLLESPKLMPSESVVLLDKTSTREELSLNISDFPSNLLSTPFLIEPSYLSLSLAMLNSYSVMQSDSSTLLPQTLLTGTSVLSEDVSSWDLATTLSSATDAEVSQFPLGQTSYFYSNASSIPGAPVPEITLSSHFHSESSVFLEAPSVLPAGSEVVFTSAVTGATSQLEPSLSASHSVVPTLVLPTSDTQSVTSSILLNETNLISLFTTFPTTPVLDVSSPLLSTASASDEDIGATVNPTLLFTSRSEGSAHTALPPADPGNLTSRVDTSSTMPFPTASPSVTTLFAPTQFPPTSSPHTGYEVPAGSSATAGTDASAAPSTVPMTTATTGSRGTTAAGSLGTFSSTPLATTTPSEPTVVTSAVTTTRQPYVCDITVPDAYLVTAVLARRAVLQNVSESIREVLRVQFRRSVELEVYKISPKFAFLVTSGPFVYTAVAVINVLVNSSLLRGEAPMILSLRPSFTVPDNRFQVQTVLQFVPRNVDVGFCNFSRRIEKGLTMAFMEVSKHQEFYNFTVQILNITLSRPGAAFRQGPVSIVFAVRDRYGFLNGSEVSEQLRNLSVVEFSFYLGFPVQQIAEPFHYPKLNVSQLMKSSWVRTVLLGVVDQRIQEEVFQAEMERKLAHLLNEALVRGRIWRRASFAGSNIVQIVNVSRLVGVDNPVELIYFVEDQDGERLSALKCSDLMNRVDIQRAAIILGYRIEGTVAQPVEKLKESTSETQNSNLWIIVGVAVPVAVVLLIVIILYWKLCRTDKLEFQPDTMSNIQQRQKLQAPSVKGFDFAKQHLGQHNKDDVLIIHEPAPLPGPIKDTTPSENGDVPSPKSKTSSKPSKTVRHRGRVSPSDADSTASEQSSGRETGEETARPSTVANEGKPRRAAKKGPPQTSSGNEQHSSASIFEHVDRMSRSSDASRRVPSKIQLIAMQPMAAPPVQNSVLSDRVAETNKINKEIQTALRHKSEIEHHRNKIRLRAKRKGHYEFPVVDDVVVVDSKEQHRIYRKAQMQIDKILDPGGSVPTVFIEPRKSSRAKRSPKQRRRHQINGSPIDAEKDRLITTDSDGTYKRPPGVNNSAYISDPDLPPEPQTSSSADLGKFPGLPSHPVSQYIPPQPSIEEARQTMHSLLDDAFALVAPSSQAANSTAVTPPGVSAGQPVNNTPARAGRGTTCTQWGSPYGPTQAVNNPFNRYVEFGMTPPTAPGLLPRQNFGPGFLQPAELMHPDQQPPEVQYSSRGIYSEEMPSVARPRPVGSTADAYAWTPRIFLLTSIPDAEDFSQAAFGTPCSASTQQPAGPGPLLHHQFH
- the KIAA1549 gene encoding UPF0606 protein KIAA1549 homolog isoform X5, with the translated sequence MEGMTRFVVASAAAAWWRPALPALLPLLLAVPALRGSPAADERSLEQQNFSFFSMDSKVHQSVSGSRTQMALAKSTLESQENNFLETVLSSVTTPFDMTLFNQEEMVRISEGRSTPLVDVSVTSNEAFLSDDEFISSFPKAQWTPPLKSFAVLTDHHSVNAVEPPRETLETVLLTPSLSVLLSPYDISKTAQQKTLLSAVPERSNTLTESKPFVPDSEMLTASRDLPLYPPNTAIYFTSIPSEVGAAVQENINASLTALPFGTASEGSPLHLKLLDKNSPLTPDVTTRSADPYGDVYGDVSSRAAETLNLRTYPTPSVPWAALASAAGAEPALFPISLPVTSFPLHSAAISTESNMVLNASLFTHEFSRTAPNLPAGSEIPSQSELVSELMSPVPFTRSYSSCLYCDSVSLLPEAGFSPEHDVGSGDYVETLSIKASEVQGITPFTTIITDGYELEEPTPETFDTSFPSRPVVSFSSRFAEMPDSSMFLSTMDAVLNNRTSITISPSYHQIPGETSLNISAALFSLPVLETVLLTPSTHVELPDATTILFDSTFLPSEPVASFAVIHTTLLESPKLMPSESVVLLDKTSTREELSLNISDFPSNLLSTPFLIEPSYLSLSLAMLNSYSVMQSDSSTLLPQTLLTGTSVLSEDVSSWDLATTLSSATDAEVSQFPLGQTSYFYSNASSIPGAPVPEITLSSHFHSESSVFLEAPSVLPAGSEVVFTSAVTGATSQLEPSLSASHSVVPTLVLPTSDTQSVTSSILLNETNLISLFTTFPTTPVLDVSSPLLSTASASDEDIGATVNPTLLFTSRSEGSAHTALPPADPGNLTSRVDTSSTMPFPTASPSVTTLFAPTQFPPTSSPHTGYEVPAGSSATAGTDASAAPSTVPMTTATTGSRGTTAAGSLGTFSSTPLATTTPSEPTVVTSAVTTTRQPYVCDITVPDAYLVTAVLARRAVLQNVSESIREVLRVQFRRSVELEVYKISPKFAFLVTSGPFVYTAVAVINVLVNSSLLRGEAPMILSLRPSFTVPDNRFQVQTVLQFVPRNVDVGFCNFSRRIEKGLTMAFMEVSKHQEFYNFTVQILNITLSRPGAAFRQGPVSIVFAVRDRYGFLNGSEVSEQLRNLSVVEFSFYLGFPVQQIAEPFHYPKLNVSQLMKSSWVRTVLLGVVDQRIQEEVFQAEMERKLAHLLNEALVRGRIWRRASFAGSNIVQIVNVSRLVGVDNPVELIYFVEDQDGERLSALKCSDLMNRVDIQRAAIILGYRIEGTVAQPVEKLKESTSETQNSNLWIIVGVAVPVAVVLLIVIILYWKLCRTDKLEFQPDTMSNIQQRQKLQAPSVKGFDFAKQHLGQHNKDDVLIIHEPAPLPGPIKDTTPSENGDVPSPKSKTSSKPSKTVRHRGRVSPSDADSTASEQSSGRETGEETARPSTVANEGKPRRAAKKGPPQTSSGNEQHSSASIFEHVDRMSRSSDASRRVPSKIQLIAMQPMAAPPVQNSVLSDRVAETNKINKEIQTALRHKSEIEHHRNKIRLRAKRKGHYEFPVVDDVVVVDSKEQHRIYRKAQMQIDKILDPGGSVPTVFIEPRKSSRAKRSPKQRRRHQINGSPIDAEKDRLITTDSDGTYKRPPGVNNSAYISDPDLPPEPQTSSSADLGKFPGLPSHPVSQYIPPQPSIEEARQTMHSLLDDAFALVAPSSQAANSTAVTPPGVSAGQPRYVEFGMTPPTAPGLLPRQNFGPGFLQPAELMHPDQQPPEVQYSSRGIYSEEMPSVARPRPVGSTADAYAWTPRIFLLTSIPDAEDFSQAAFGTPCSASTQQPAGPGPLLHHQFH